The sequence below is a genomic window from Hydractinia symbiolongicarpus strain clone_291-10 chromosome 10, HSymV2.1, whole genome shotgun sequence.
ctcaaagttttaagtgcattgcaATGGCTTTATCTATTAatttaaatgtgtaaaaatgACCATCGGGTTAGCATTTTGATATTTCTATAACTCGAACTTAACACGTAACATCGGAATGTAAAGTTAACTAGGTATATCATTATTGTCTCACAGTGACAGGCTGTGAGTCTATGGGGTCAGCCAGGTTTGCATAGTCCTAACTCTCTATGTATTGTGCCTGACTTGGGTAGAAATACCTCGTAAACCACCAAAAAGAAACCTCTTTGTACCTCAGGTGTACACGCAATCGGTCATGATCTTGTGGGTTGCAGAGAGTTCCCACTAAAAAAAGAACTAACTAAAAAAAGCAACCGGAGCAGCTGAATCCAAGGCACTGTTACCATCCCGAAAAGGAAAAAATGGCTTTGTGTGACTTTTTAGTTCTAGTGGGAGTTTTCATCTGCTCAACAATTCATCTAAGGAGAAAAGTATCGTGTATTCGACGCTGgactggtcattattcttatgtTCACtcttttgttttaaacaatCAAGCAGTTTATTTTAATCTAAAATACCGACCTGATGTTTTTATGAATACCTCTACTTTCTAACCGGTACAGTCATTTTATAGGCAGCCGCATTTGTTAAAAAACGCGTGTTAAATGCTATAACATCAATGTTTTAGTATCTACAACTTCATTAATTTTATAAGCATCTAATCATAACACGTTTTATATCTCTTCTTCAACATAACATCGCCTTCTATTTACACTCTCCATCCAGGGGCGTatccaacatttttaacatgtcAGTCACATTTTTTGCGAAGGAAAAAAAAAGCGCAGCAATTTGCTGCGCCCAAAACAGCTGGGGTCATAaggggcgctgtaagcccctCATGGCGGCTGTGGGGCGCAGCCccggaaactttcgctattttaaGCCTCTACGCATTAAAAACGGCCTAAATAATGTCCAAATTATTAGTTTTGTTAGAGATGTTTTTTGCTCTAAAGTTTTGAATggacaagaaaataacaaaCCATCTTTTAAAGGGTTTCAAAAAAgtgtatgaaaattaaaaacaacagtgtaaattcaaatattttaagactGTTTCGCCCAATATCAGGGCTCGTCAGCATGTCAAGGAAATGGCTAATAACGTAATGTTAGCTATTCCAGACATGGACAGTCTGCTATATGCTAAAGTAGGCTTAACTAGGGGAAGCTGAATTGTTTTAACCAGAATTACAAAAATGGTTGGCTTTAAAATTATCATCACATCCTTCATCAACACCTTGCAGACAAAACAGAATATGAGCTTGAGCATGAgtatttttagcatttaatGATGTAAATACAGGTTCAACTTTGCACTTTGCACCCCAGTTAAGAAAATAGGAAATTTGGTTTTTGGTTTTTGATGCATCTGTACAGAGGCACATCATAACTTTTCTTACCACTGGAAAATTAAAGTATTTGGCGAAAGGTGGCAAAAATTTCCCATGTTCAAAGTACTAACCATGCTATCGCAACTAGTCtaccaaaacaaaataaaccaaGCCTGATAGTACAAGTAAAAACAGTTTCATTCCCCACAAAGTCTATTGTGTTACACCAGTTTAATTGTACAAAGCGTCATCATCATATGTAAGATGGAATACATAAATGACTTACCTTGATGTTCTTCTTAGCAAAAAAGTAAAACAGAATTCTTACTATATATATACCTGAGGGTAAAGGAAAAACCCTAATGATGGAATGTTGCAGCATGTCAACCAGTGTATTGTCACCAACATGTAGCTAGGACATGTAGCTGTACAAACAAATCTCCAGTGACTTTAAGAGCTAAAAATAATTATCCCAGGAAATAAGTAAATTGTCGAAACTAACTTCTGTATTATACAACATGTTGAATGTAGAACCACAGAATAAAACATATATGCACCCTTTTGGTTGGTCACTGCCTATTCTGCAAAATGCATTTGCTTAAATACTATTCAATTGATAACCTAATAAATAAaggacaaacaaaaattttatcactTAAACCATAGTCGTAATCATGATTAAGCTTTTGTACCAATATAATTTAAGTTGAACATTCCGGTACTTTACAATTTCTTTGGACTGGTTAAAAAATTCAGGCTTAAACTAGTTTTATCAATTCCTATCTGACTTATTTCAATCataaaaattgcttttaatgGTTTTTGTACTTGTATCTGTGTTAAAACAGATATGCTGTAAAACATGTCTTATCGGTGTCCCCGAAAATTCCTAAATTAAAGAACTTAAGAACTACAATGATAGGTCAATGTATATTGGGCTCTCTTTCATCGATCTGGTCCAAAACTATACCATTTCAAGTTTAAgccattgttttaatttttgcacaagTTATTTGAGTTTTATCATTAGCAAAAAGTATGCTTTTTTATACTACCCACATAAAATTGCCACTTTGACAATACACCTCTTCACAGTGTCGATATTCCGCGCTATTCCGTTCCGTAAAATATCAATCATCGCACAATATATCACGTGATAAAATAGCTTTGGTAGGTAAACTTTTGGTTTCAAAGGGCGGTAGCAGTCAGTagcttttgaaaaaacaaaatagttgtaaatattttttaaagttttttaaggaGTTTACAGACCACAAACGGAAATGATCAGAGCTAATATTCTTAttcatatttcttaaaaaacacgCGCTCAGCAAATGTCACCATTAGCCAAATTCATACGGCGCGGTCAAGTTCGTCTGAATTCACTTGTAGggaaaaaaatcataatggcGGCGATTGTTTCGATGTACTTGGctagataaataataataaatcgaAGAAAAACGTTGTATATTGCGAAagtatatagtttatttatgatatcgattattaaagtttataaacatgGACAATACAAAGGATGTTAGCAATTATAGCTTTGAAGAATGTTCAAAAATATAGGTCAGTGTGCCACAGGAAATGTTCAAGAACTGCAGATAAAAattagaaagtttatgcgatatCCTCGTTTAGTAAAACGTCTAGAAgacaaagcaaataaaaattacaagtttagTTGTAGCTTAGATCCCACAGATATTCCTCCAACTACAGCTAAATGGTGTAAAAAGGATGAGGATCTACCACTTATCAATGAAGATATATTTAAGAactactgcaaaatgaaaacatatggtAGTTTAGGCCAGCAAGAAAAGGCTATTAGAATGTTACAGAGTAGAAAGATAGTAACTGTTAAAACTTTAGTTGATAATTTGTGTACTTATGTAAAAGCAATGGTCAAAAAGTCATATGGTACTGAAGCAAGGCCAGCAGTgcttgtttttgaaaatgggtACCCTCAAAAAGGTGAAAGTAAGGCATAAGACAGTCTAATAGCATGTTAAATTGGGGCATTGTTAAACCacataaatattgaaaatttgaCGGATTTTTAATGTTAGAAAAAGTAAACTGTTTTGAAGTAATAGACATATTATCAGAacgtatttttctgttattatttaCCAATagcttgttttgaaatttcataGTTGCAAGTTCCTTATTTAACCTGGCGATTTTTTCTTGGGATTCGGTAAGCTCTTTATTTAGTCTTAAAATTTCAGCATTtgctttttccaatttttttctgtattgtaACTTTGAAGGGTTACGTTTTTTAGAAGAGATATATGTACTAGACTTTGTTAGGGTTCttcgtgcttttgatgagcatgGAGTGTTTATATTTTGGTTCATTATATTTCTGGCAGTTACCAACTTTTGTTTAGCATttcttaatctttttttgtAAAGTTCTGTGGCTGATTTTTTTACCAAGTTATTAGCATTCTCATATTTCTGTTcaagcttttggaaacttctttctgAAACGACAACATCTGGCAAGTCTGTCACTGATAATCTCTTATTAGAGCTCCAGTGTTCACAGCAAATATACCCATTATTCCAGTTAATACcatctgtttttaaaatcttccgatattgcgattttaaagattctaaTCTTGGTAAacgataaaattttaaaggtttCCCATCAATACCCAAAGTTGTGTGGTTGTTGAAACACAAGGCTGATGCACAAGACCACTTAACCATTGTTTGTTgtagtttttagctagctaacgtttGTAATGACACCTTCCAGTATATTCGGAAAGGTCTTCACCAAGTGTTAAACTATACGATTATGCAGCTAAATGTTTATAATAACGTTATAACATAATTCAAAGCTGGACGTTTTGTGTTTAACTCCATTTGCTTCACTTTAGAAGCCCAACAAACCCcccattatggatttttttcCCCACAAGCAAAACATTAGCGCCCATTCCTCCGGCCTATGAATTTGGCTAATGCGGAGTATTTTCCTTTCACTTTTGCGCTACCCTTTCCAGTAGAAAACATCTGATTGGTAGATTCGATAAGCCTAGCACTTATTTCTcaggaaattttattttgtggaacatGCACTGAGAGCTAGTTATCGATCGCAATACGAGCCAATACAGAGAATCGGTAAATTAATGCCGAAAACCAATTAATTCTCAAGAAGATAATAAGCATCGCCAACATTGCGCATTAACgtgtataataaaaacaaactttgacATAAATGGTAGAACAGGAGCGTAATGAACAGTGATTAATTGACATGGTATTTACAAGTAAAAACGCATCAAATCTACTAACTACTTATTCAGTACTTTAGACTGTCGCTAGCTGTTTACCTACCTTAGGTAGCAATATTTAATTTGGATACTATAGCAACGTGAGTTTGCGCATGACCAAAGGACACTGTGAAGAGGTGTATTGGTtatgaattattaattttttttaaaaattcacagACTTGTACTAATATCAAAATTCCTCAGATGATATATCCTAGTAGTAAGCTATTAACATCTGCAGGAAGTTATTATCAGTCTATGTGTGCTCTGGGcctattttgtgaaaattaaaaattggtaTAAAAAGGCTTTTTCAAATGAAAGTTAGATGGTGCATGCTTTTATTAGCTACATATTACAAGTGTTAAAGATAACAAGAATAATAAAGCATTATCTTTTTAACATAAAGCAATTGCAGAACACTCTAAGTTTTTGGTCAACAACAAATGCAGAGTGGGTTATTGTGGGTGGGTTATTGTGGGTTATTATACATATGTTCCAATATCTATAGCTAATCaactgtaattatatttttgacataaagaCTTGATTTAATGTAATAACTTTACGTATCTTTCttgcacatttaaaaaattattgcatctCATTGCAGCACACATGGTGAGTCACCATACCTGGTTGCAAAGTCATTGATtgctttcgtttggtccgaAAGAACCCTCCTAATtgctttcgtttggtccgaAATTCAAATTACACGGCATcggttacaaaaaaattcaatgattattaaaaaatacatgcTGTGTCACATTTCGAATGCCGTAAATATGGGTCAAAGTCGTCAGTTTTTTGTAAACCAATCAGAATACCTTATTTCAGCCGGCAAGCCAATCACATTGCATGAAAATTCTTCGGATGTCAGTCGCTTTTGCCGTACTATCAACTCAGTCACGCAAGAGAAAGGTCTGTAAAATAAAGGTCAACGGTCGCAGGGACTGCAGGATGACAGTAACCTATATTTTTTACGATTCTTAGTAAAAATTGTCAGTCGCATGACGGCGCTGACGTACACTGGATCCGACCCTGCCATCGACGTTGATGTTCGCGACACTGCAAATGTTACTAAACATCTCGCTTTAATGAGCGTTTGAGTTTTCTTTCTCGAAATGTCAGATAGTATTGACAGATTTCTTTGCGGGAAAGAGTTACGATTTGGAAAAaatgccaatttttttttacattttcgcggttaataaatatttattgcAATCCAGctggaaattttaattttgctaaaaataaaaacagtcacTCTTTCAGAATTAGAATAGAAGAAACCCTGGCTAaattttgtagtttttatacAATCATGTGCAAAATATAGTGGGATTATACAAAAAATCACTATAGGGGTTTGGAAGGGACCCGGGGGTTATTACAGGGCATAATTTGTAAAAAGTGTGCACTAGCCTAACTAATTGGTTCCGGTTGAGTTGAGTGTTGAGTGGAGTAGAGGATTATTCCTTTAATAAGCCACTTAAGAAAACCTCCTATATTTTGTATCGAGAATGGCTGCTACGTGTCAACAATTGCTGTTTTGCCCCAGCATCTTCTACGAATTCAATGTTACTGCAAAATTAAGCAAAGTTTTATTTGATTGGTTTTCATAATTACCCGTTGTTAGACGGAATGAAATCGTTTTCCACAAAAATGGACAAAAGAACGGATTGCTttctcgcgggttttcgttctcaAACTTTGTCAGTTTTAAGGGACAGATTTTGTAAAGCTGGCGTCATTTTCCAGACAACTAACACATAATGTTATGATACGAAAATAGGGCGTATGTCGTAAAAGTGCGAATAATGCAATTTTGTAGCAAGCTGTAGAGAAAAGGCTATGAAACATTCTTTGAAATTTGGAATTTTTAGGGTGGGTTTTCCATTATAAATTTCCAATTATAAATTTTAGACAAGGGACTTATCGTAAATGCCCCCAATAAAAGCCTCgggcgtttatttaatttttaacactATAAGAGGGGCGTTTATTGGAGACAGACGTTAAATAGAAACTGGGCATatattacaaattaaaaaattcgaaTATAGATTAACATACCTATATTTTTATCATTAATTCATCACAAATAAATTCTACAATACATCAACAAAATCGTCTTTATTACTGTCAACAATTTAAAATTGGTGTGAACTCAGTCatcatttttataatttaacatGAATGAAATACGTTGAAAgcattttaaccctattcttTCTGAGGAATTTCAAACATATTACGACCGCCGGGTGAAATCCTGAAAAGTCGTGAAACCAAGCTACTTAACTtgtcaaaatgaaaaataaacctTTGAAATAAGTTCTGTAGTTATTACATTTCTTAGACcaagaaaacttttaaaaaattaagggggtagttttgagtaataaCTAATAGCTATTTAAGGCTGGAGAGGTATAGGACGCTCTAAATTTAGTGGGTaggtttctaataaaaatacgtTTAATAGCTATGCTAGTGTAGCAAAAAAGAGACAAGTTTTGTCGCCGTTTGCGTCTGTATTGTATGTTGGTTTAATTTGCACATGTTGTATCAGTCCTATTGCAGACTGATTGGTAGTGATGATGCGTGGCCAAACATGCCTAGTTGTAAGGTAGAGCAATAAGAATATGCCTGATAACGATCATATACGGCAGATATATTAGACatggttttgtatttttttcaattatcggttaaaaaattaaaaaaaatggagtaaaataatattttgatacCGAGATTCTTAATGAAGGTTTTGGGTGTACACTTTTGATATATGAAGGCTTTACAAAATAATTCTGGTGCAAGATTGAGAACAAGTTATAGGTTATTTTAGGCTTCAAAGTTCAGTGTTTCTATTAAAATTATGATAATACTGGAGATTGAGATGTAGTTAGCAATTAGTACTTTCCTgttctttaaaacattttagaTGGACTCAAATTTTCGCTGGTGATAAGTTCTTTTTACATgtataatatcaaataaataggtTTCTACTTCATAACCAGATCAAAGTTTCTCTCGTTCTTGTAACAATAAGACCAAAAACAAACGTTCGACATTCACAAAGCTTTTTCACAGTGCTTAAAAGCGAAACAAACTTTTCAATCGATCGACTCTCTTTCCATGTCAACAGCAAGCTCACATTGTGTGACGAAGTTATTCCACAGCATAAACTGCTTGGACATCGTATTGATCTGGGAcataaagttaagaaaaatggaTTTTCATTCTCACTGGAATTTATTCTCGTTATTTCaataaaggtaaacaaaacttcagcaaaaaagagaaaagatGGAACTAAATTTTCGAATGAACAACAATTAACAGAAGGTACGTGTAAATGTTTGTGAAAGGATACAATGTTATTGTAAGCAGTTAACAGCTTGTTTAATCTCTCGTTAACATCGTGTGCCTCTTCCTGAAACAAAATCATATTTATTACAATCACAAACAGCTTTTAAActataaaattaagaaaagaaaatccaACAATAAAGGAAAACCATTTTTTTGACAAAGCATCCTAAACAACAGAACTCTGAACAACACGAACAAAAGATTTCCAACTTAGTACACTGACAGTGTAGCAAGAAAGAAGTCCTAACAATTACCGCTTGTTGCATATGAAGCTGAATAATTGGTTCCAATTTTGACGAATGTTCTGGAATgtctaaaaatgaaaaataaaacttagtTAAAATAATTGTATTGTAACACAACAATGTCATGGCGGTGATATGTATCGATATGAAAAATAGATAGCGTGTCTATTTCTATTATTTGTTTACTCACCCTCCTCCCTCCCCCTCTTTTGAAAACATTCATTTAGCCTTCCCTTCTTCTATGtaaaattactttaatttaaTAAGCTCTTGGTATTAAAAAGAATATGCGTATTTTACCTTTTAGTGAATCATAATTAACAACATTTTGTAGTGATTTTAATTCATCAAGATATTTTGCTAAATTTCTAACATTTTCTTCatctaaaaaaagttaaactatCAATATTCAATGCATAGAATCTCATAAACATGTATAAGTAACATAGATTTTACTGTGAGATACTTAATGTCATAATTGTTAATTCATTTTTCAGTTTGTTTATACTTTTCTCCATAAACTGAATAACAGAATACCCTTGCATAGTGAGATGGCAATAACTAACACTCAACAGTAATTTCAGACTACTATCATTATGTACAaactatatttttttgcaaaacaacaATACAGAGTGGTCAGCTAAATCAATGCCATTAGCACTTGAAATTTGCAttttatgatatttttaaaaaataaacatagttGGTGTTAGATGTTAAATGATACTtaaggtgacggtatacctttattgtatcaagaaatcgatattttttttattagccatTCGTACTAAAAAAACGACGACCTTTCCAATGGtaaaactatttatttatttttcgaaagggaatattgactttatccaaataactaattttttttctgatcggTTTTTACACCTCAAATTaaataagagttaagagtgaatGTTTTTTATCATCCTCTTgagtataacttttaaaatttccgAAAAGAAATGACTATCTGAAAAAAAATCAGCTCAAatctttcagttttaaaaatgtatgcCATCCTGTTCTGTTTCTGCAAGTCACAGAAAAGTGTTAAACGACTTAGAAAGTTCTATTTCCATGGTATTCTCAGACACGTCTTtgcgatttaaaaatttaaaatttaaaaggacaacTTTCTGAATATTCATCGCCTCGGAAGTGTAAAAGTATCACCGTCATAATGAGTatgcttgaaaaaaatatttaaaacactttttcgtagtgttgtttttttcgtataccatctattacatttcaaatctcttttacaaaactacagaaGATCTACAAGGGAAAGTGCTACTGTGCTGAAGCCAAAGTGTTTatctaaaagtaattttttttattttcaaaaattcaaCGATTCTCTAGATATTACATCTTAGACGaaagtttaagttaaaaaatggcttttttagaaaaagtaaaataaatcaaaaaacgggaactttgtggaaaataattaaaacatcgTTTTTACATACATCTATTAAGATTCTAAAGAACATCGAAT
It includes:
- the LOC130612445 gene encoding dynactin subunit 3-like, with protein sequence MSTTIDDTVLKSLEDRVNGLHKLVFSQEENERTVKKPIEILEQTQCTLRELETRHSVILQLWKKLPDLDEYLTTDFLQKVRLNEDVKTTLILANEENVRNLAKYLDELKSLQNVVNYDSLKDIPEHSSKLEPIIQLHMQQAEEAHDVNERLNKLLTAYNNIINTMSKQFMLWNNFVTQCELAVDMERESID